In Candidatus Cohnella colombiensis, one DNA window encodes the following:
- a CDS encoding C40 family peptidase: MRKVSIMLFALAMMLVFSAGSAFAESKLDTEISKLIGVKYKSTGTTTNGFDCSGFTMYVFNKLGIKLPHASKSQATLGKKVAKDDLREGDLVFFNTNGKGISHVGVYVGDGKFAHASVRLGITINKLSDKYYVNKFVTARRVMDADTYESVATDHTDSDNEEFDDVE; this comes from the coding sequence TTGCGTAAAGTGTCCATTATGTTATTTGCTCTTGCTATGATGTTAGTTTTTTCAGCTGGAAGCGCTTTTGCGGAGTCTAAATTAGACACCGAGATCAGTAAGTTGATCGGGGTTAAATATAAGTCGACGGGAACCACAACCAATGGCTTTGATTGCTCCGGCTTCACGATGTATGTATTTAACAAACTCGGCATTAAGCTGCCGCATGCATCGAAATCTCAAGCAACATTAGGCAAGAAAGTTGCCAAAGACGATTTGCGTGAAGGCGATCTCGTATTTTTCAATACGAACGGTAAAGGAATTTCACACGTAGGGGTTTACGTTGGAGACGGTAAGTTCGCACATGCCTCTGTACGTCTAGGCATTACGATCAACAAGCTCAGCGATAAGTACTATGTGAACAAATTCGTTACAGCTCGCCGTGTAATGGATGCGGACACCTATGAATCTGTTGCAACAGATCATACCGATTCCGACAATGAAGAGTTTGATGATGTAGAGTAA
- a CDS encoding M1 family metallopeptidase — MHDFRKLRMLLYIAVTAILIFSMKYGFAQAWAEQYTLPAHALSTELTAIAPLTSTNSKAKEPTPDTVQQPKPIALSNRITEYHINVKLDETSGTLSGQQTVTWKNPGRKSVSELYFHLYPNAFAPGSTFINETGGELRGDKMKEGSYGSMEITSLTTDEGETLLPRMHYVQPDDDNKNDHTLATLKLPQAVAPGSSVTLKLAFTVKLPDVFARMGKSGDFFMVGQWFPKLAVYETAGTRGRTTEGWNIHQYHGNSEFYADFGIYSVTINVPENYTVAATGFQTRNPKVAKGRKALQYYADDVHDFAWSASPNFKFAEDTFSSPGIPGVRIKLYIDPLHADLQDRYMHAAKSALAKLGEWYGEYPYSTLSIVIPPGSANGAGGMEYPTLVTGASARESNPGYELERTLVHEIAHQYWYGLVASNEFEEAWLDEGFTSYSEDKLMATIYGVLPNSIVEASYLTNPEPLNQLSWRFSTSDRYAENVYMRAKLVLTALERQVGDKTMAKIMRAYFQKYRFKHPNTASFQKVVESVTKTNWDDFFQAYVQRNEMADFSISTIDSNKIDGGYETRVDVQRIGGSPQPVTIWFQFTDGQIARKIWDGTKPQVQIQLTSKAQLAYATIDPGMDVVLDNYRYNNYLEAEVPQKERTRWVTGITQFVEGIFGAWAW; from the coding sequence ATGCATGACTTTCGTAAGCTGCGCATGCTGCTGTATATCGCGGTCACCGCAATTCTGATTTTTTCTATGAAATATGGTTTTGCTCAAGCATGGGCGGAGCAATACACATTACCTGCCCATGCGCTATCCACAGAGCTCACGGCTATTGCTCCGCTAACTTCAACGAACTCCAAAGCGAAGGAGCCCACTCCAGACACCGTCCAGCAGCCTAAGCCCATCGCACTAAGCAATCGAATTACCGAATACCACATTAACGTGAAGCTTGACGAGACAAGCGGTACGTTATCGGGACAGCAAACGGTAACTTGGAAAAACCCTGGTCGCAAATCGGTGTCCGAGCTTTATTTTCACCTGTATCCAAATGCATTCGCACCTGGTAGCACCTTCATTAACGAAACCGGTGGTGAGCTCCGCGGCGACAAGATGAAGGAAGGCAGCTACGGCAGTATGGAAATTACGAGCTTAACGACCGATGAGGGCGAGACGCTCCTGCCACGCATGCACTATGTGCAGCCTGATGATGACAACAAAAACGACCACACACTGGCCACCTTGAAGCTGCCACAGGCAGTAGCGCCTGGATCGAGTGTGACGCTCAAGCTTGCTTTCACAGTCAAGCTCCCGGATGTATTTGCCCGCATGGGCAAGTCTGGTGACTTCTTTATGGTTGGGCAATGGTTCCCGAAGCTTGCAGTTTATGAGACTGCAGGTACAAGAGGTCGTACGACTGAAGGCTGGAACATTCATCAGTACCACGGCAATTCGGAATTTTATGCAGACTTCGGAATCTACAGCGTTACGATCAACGTCCCCGAAAATTATACAGTAGCAGCCACCGGCTTTCAGACGCGCAACCCGAAAGTTGCGAAAGGGCGGAAAGCTTTGCAATACTACGCTGATGATGTCCACGACTTCGCATGGTCAGCATCTCCAAACTTCAAATTTGCAGAAGATACTTTTTCATCTCCGGGCATTCCGGGCGTTCGAATTAAGCTGTATATCGATCCGTTGCATGCCGATCTGCAAGACCGCTACATGCATGCAGCGAAGTCCGCGCTTGCGAAGCTAGGAGAATGGTACGGTGAATATCCTTATTCCACTTTATCAATCGTCATCCCCCCAGGGAGTGCTAATGGAGCTGGCGGAATGGAATATCCTACACTAGTCACCGGCGCCTCAGCGAGAGAATCGAATCCGGGATATGAACTGGAACGCACATTGGTACATGAGATTGCCCATCAATATTGGTACGGTCTTGTGGCCTCCAACGAATTCGAGGAAGCGTGGCTCGACGAAGGCTTTACCTCTTACTCCGAGGATAAGTTGATGGCAACGATCTATGGCGTACTCCCGAATTCCATTGTGGAGGCAAGCTACTTGACGAATCCAGAGCCCCTCAACCAATTATCATGGAGATTCAGTACGTCTGACCGCTATGCGGAAAATGTATATATGAGAGCCAAGCTTGTACTCACAGCACTTGAGCGACAAGTTGGCGATAAGACGATGGCGAAGATTATGCGAGCTTATTTTCAAAAATACCGCTTCAAGCATCCCAACACCGCTAGCTTTCAAAAGGTTGTAGAGTCCGTCACGAAGACGAATTGGGATGATTTCTTTCAAGCCTATGTTCAGCGAAACGAGATGGCAGACTTCTCGATCTCTACGATTGACTCGAACAAGATTGATGGAGGCTATGAAACTCGTGTTGACGTGCAGCGTATTGGAGGCAGTCCGCAGCCTGTAACGATCTGGTTTCAATTCACCGATGGTCAAATTGCACGTAAAATTTGGGACGGTACGAAACCGCAAGTGCAAATTCAACTTACCTCAAAAGCGCAATTAGCTTATGCAACAATTGACCCTGGAATGGATGTTGTGCTTGATAATTACCGATATAACAACTATTTAGAAGCAGAAGTGCCACAGAAAGAACGGACACGCTGGGTTACCGGAATAACGCAATTTGTGGAAGGAATATTCGGAGCATGGGCTTGGTGA
- a CDS encoding UvrD-helicase domain-containing protein, producing the protein MNQPQLSPHDEEQTRLTNTFREISDQLASIGPAYYGDDFVEQLLDEKRREARQRLELLGSEPYFGRLDFQENGHTAPSPLYIGKRGLDHKLTNKPLIIDWRAPIASMFYSFTGGDAPISYDAPDGTIEGEVYLKRNLSIRDKKLERVVDSYVRGGDNINISDEFLLYRLGEKKDNRLRDIVSTIQAEQDRIIRAPRNQALIIQGAAGSGKTTVALHRLAFLLYQYQQQIRADRMIIFAPNAMFLDYISGVLPELGVGDVRQTTFADWALDVLEDSVKLASSATEGNRWFALAKHRPELNEDTPGRFKGSLVYKKWLEQQLRQFEDNFLPNLPFEAWDGCKLSSEMIREWFEVEYHHYPLAKRRERLAGRINRWLEMQLADIGDPKVRKEKSKISKQRLRTFMKKFPEVTALGFYRNLFDSSAADELPKHIVESTLKQLKKGFALPEDLAPLVWSHHTFFGPENRRFDHVVVDEAQDVSPFQIALLHAYMKEPSFTILGDLAQGIHAYRGVHRWEEMSAMFADDQYGYHALQLSYRSTLEIIEFANRIIPHTNTGLPAAEPVFRSGEPVELVPIKDEDEQLAHMRSFIELNSARGMNTIAIIGRTDEECLHLHSLLARDGVVANLIAEDQLQYHGGVTVVPVHLAKGLEFDAVLISDANNSNYGDNVMDAKLLYVACTRALHRLTLLYRGTLTAVV; encoded by the coding sequence ATGAACCAACCACAGCTTTCGCCCCACGACGAAGAACAAACGAGGCTAACTAACACATTCCGTGAAATCAGCGATCAGCTAGCAAGCATTGGCCCTGCCTATTATGGCGATGATTTCGTTGAACAGCTCTTGGACGAGAAGCGCCGAGAAGCTCGTCAACGGCTGGAATTGCTCGGATCGGAGCCATACTTTGGGCGACTCGACTTTCAAGAAAATGGACACACCGCCCCCTCCCCACTCTACATTGGAAAAAGAGGGCTAGACCACAAGCTAACAAATAAACCGCTAATCATTGATTGGAGAGCGCCCATTGCCAGCATGTTCTACTCCTTTACAGGCGGGGACGCGCCGATTAGCTATGACGCTCCGGACGGTACGATTGAAGGTGAAGTCTATCTCAAGAGAAACCTGTCGATCCGTGATAAAAAGCTCGAGCGCGTCGTCGACAGCTATGTCCGTGGCGGGGACAACATTAACATTAGCGATGAATTTTTGCTTTACCGTCTCGGTGAGAAGAAGGACAACCGTCTACGTGATATCGTTTCAACGATCCAAGCTGAGCAAGATCGAATTATTCGCGCACCGCGTAACCAAGCATTAATCATTCAGGGGGCTGCGGGTTCAGGGAAGACAACCGTTGCACTACATCGCCTCGCCTTCTTGCTCTATCAATACCAGCAACAAATTCGCGCAGACCGGATGATTATTTTCGCCCCGAATGCGATGTTCCTTGATTATATTTCAGGCGTGCTACCTGAGCTCGGTGTTGGTGACGTTCGTCAAACCACTTTTGCAGATTGGGCGCTCGATGTGCTAGAAGATAGCGTCAAGTTAGCTTCATCGGCAACCGAAGGAAATCGCTGGTTTGCACTTGCTAAACACCGACCAGAATTAAATGAAGACACACCAGGACGGTTCAAGGGCTCGCTAGTATATAAAAAATGGCTTGAGCAGCAGTTACGGCAATTCGAGGATAACTTCCTGCCTAATCTTCCTTTCGAGGCATGGGACGGTTGCAAGCTATCCAGCGAGATGATTAGAGAATGGTTCGAGGTCGAATACCACCATTATCCGCTGGCGAAACGCAGAGAAAGATTAGCTGGCCGAATTAACCGTTGGCTTGAGATGCAACTTGCAGACATTGGCGATCCTAAAGTACGTAAGGAGAAGAGCAAAATCAGCAAACAGCGGCTACGCACCTTTATGAAGAAGTTCCCGGAGGTAACAGCTCTCGGATTCTATCGCAATCTCTTCGATTCAAGCGCAGCGGACGAGCTACCCAAACACATTGTCGAAAGTACGTTGAAGCAGTTGAAGAAAGGCTTTGCATTGCCCGAGGATTTAGCTCCGCTCGTTTGGAGTCACCATACGTTCTTCGGGCCTGAGAATCGCCGCTTCGATCATGTTGTTGTCGATGAAGCACAGGATGTGTCACCATTCCAAATCGCTCTACTTCATGCATATATGAAAGAGCCTTCGTTCACTATTCTCGGAGATTTGGCACAAGGGATTCATGCCTATCGTGGTGTTCATCGTTGGGAGGAAATGTCCGCGATGTTCGCAGATGATCAATATGGGTATCATGCATTGCAGCTCAGCTACCGGTCTACATTGGAGATCATCGAATTCGCTAACCGAATTATCCCTCACACAAACACCGGTCTCCCGGCAGCAGAGCCTGTGTTTCGGAGCGGTGAGCCAGTGGAGCTTGTACCGATCAAGGACGAGGATGAACAGCTGGCGCATATGCGTTCATTCATCGAGCTTAACTCGGCTCGCGGGATGAACACAATCGCCATAATCGGCAGAACAGACGAAGAATGCCTACACCTGCATTCCCTATTAGCTCGCGATGGTGTTGTTGCTAATCTGATTGCCGAGGATCAGCTACAATACCATGGTGGTGTAACCGTCGTTCCTGTCCATCTCGCCAAAGGACTCGAATTTGATGCCGTCCTGATCTCCGATGCAAATAACTCCAACTACGGTGACAACGTCATGGATGCGAAGCTGCTTTACGTTGCCTGCACACGTGCGTTACATCGGTTGACGTTGCTTTATCGGGGCACATTGACGGCCGTTGTTTAG